From Campylobacter upsaliensis, the proteins below share one genomic window:
- the ptmA gene encoding flagellin modification protein PtmA, producing the protein MLRDKVIFIAGACGRIGSALASELLRQNAKVILADINEANLEKLSLNLRGEFLSLELDITKKESLESAINKAVRHFAKIDGFVNASYPFGKDWGKVEYYEASYEQICESLNLHLGGFILAANAFVKFFKKQGYGNIINLSSIMGVYAPKFENYAGTSMQSSLEYSVIKAGINHMGAWMAKELFNTNIRVNTLASGGILDNQPESFLKAYRKCCASKGMLEASDVCGMIAFLLSDKAKFITGQTLVVADGWGL; encoded by the coding sequence ATGTTAAGAGATAAGGTCATTTTCATAGCTGGAGCTTGTGGGCGTATAGGCTCTGCTTTGGCTAGTGAGCTTTTAAGACAAAATGCTAAGGTTATTTTGGCAGATATTAATGAGGCAAATTTAGAGAAATTAAGCTTAAATTTAAGGGGAGAATTTTTAAGCCTTGAGCTTGACATTACAAAAAAAGAAAGTTTAGAAAGTGCCATTAATAAGGCGGTGCGGCATTTTGCTAAGATTGATGGCTTTGTTAATGCTAGCTATCCTTTTGGGAAAGATTGGGGAAAGGTGGAGTATTATGAGGCTAGTTATGAGCAAATTTGTGAGAGTTTAAATTTACATCTTGGTGGCTTTATTTTAGCGGCAAATGCTTTTGTGAAGTTTTTTAAAAAGCAAGGTTATGGAAATATCATCAATCTTAGCTCCATTATGGGTGTTTATGCGCCTAAATTTGAAAATTATGCGGGAACTTCTATGCAAAGTAGCTTAGAATATAGCGTGATAAAAGCGGGGATTAATCATATGGGTGCGTGGATGGCTAAAGAGCTTTTTAATACAAATATCAGGGTTAATACCCTAGCAAGTGGGGGGATTTTAGATAATCAACCAGAGAGCTTTTTAAAAGCTTACCGAAAATGTTGCGCGAGTAAGGGTATGCTTGAGGCTAGTGATGTGTGTGGTATGATAGCGTTTTTATTAAGCGATAAGGCTAAATTTATCACAGGGCAGACTCTAGTCGTGGCTGATGGCTGGGGGCTTTGA
- a CDS encoding motility associated factor glycosyltransferase family protein, with the protein MSIFERNLAHLSPSLQNALLSLDEKSKNAFKITEEYAKNERVFYKNFIAVGGGAVFDYEEFEERLKEFKEKYPLYPVLYFYGISNAFMIENLLQNPYHCHLVIYERDLALLYVVLSSIDLSTALAQKRLLIFNEVSQMEYIFETQPFLAYSRTYFLELMSDFYAREEREVLALNSFLMEGFKKSILKQGNDPKDALQGIRQYVYNLASMIKNPSLKELLEKRKAKFKSCVIVSTGPSLTKQLPLLKEVQEKVVIFAADSAYPILMQNDIVPDYVCMVERTDFTAEFFKHDFGNKDDKTTFLLASLVHPNAIEYLEKRGRNYILIPKHLNFAQYVDLKAFSLLSSAVSVAHMAFAIALELEFKELVFIGQDLAYNDVGHSHPKDYQHSANFESEAYEKIKVVAYGGEGFVESHEIWIFFRQILEDLIKYVVSAKIYNATQGGARIEGMIEKPFSECCKDFNENKQNLEKLQPLSEDKQKEYALKAYAKVKKAFKESVEFQAMLRTYYEDIEPEFLRLNTLDLEEGLRESFSLVLKVDKFRDEFSVISSVFYELIHAFFAHFCMNLNKILVLNPLTKEDFFNKNVLYIKEHLDFIQSIFGFVKAQEETLKFALTPLENALKAKGLSKYVERLNQ; encoded by the coding sequence ATGTCTATTTTTGAAAGAAATTTAGCTCACCTTAGCCCCTCTTTACAAAACGCACTTTTAAGCCTTGATGAAAAGAGTAAAAACGCCTTTAAAATCACCGAAGAATACGCAAAAAACGAAAGGGTGTTTTATAAAAATTTCATTGCAGTTGGGGGGGGGGCAGTGTTTGATTATGAGGAGTTTGAAGAGAGGTTAAAAGAATTTAAGGAAAAATACCCCCTTTATCCTGTGCTTTATTTTTACGGCATTTCTAATGCTTTTATGATAGAGAATTTATTGCAAAATCCTTATCATTGCCATTTAGTTATTTATGAGAGAGATTTAGCCTTGCTTTATGTTGTTTTATCAAGCATTGATTTAAGCACGGCTTTAGCACAAAAAAGGCTTTTGATTTTTAATGAAGTGAGCCAAATGGAGTATATTTTTGAGACCCAGCCTTTTTTAGCGTATTCTAGGACTTATTTTTTAGAGCTTATGAGTGATTTTTATGCTAGAGAAGAAAGAGAAGTTTTAGCCCTAAATTCCTTTTTAATGGAGGGTTTTAAAAAGAGCATTTTAAAGCAAGGAAACGACCCAAAAGACGCCTTACAAGGCATAAGACAATATGTTTATAATTTAGCTTCTATGATTAAAAATCCTAGCTTAAAAGAATTATTAGAAAAAAGAAAAGCTAAATTTAAATCCTGTGTGATTGTTAGCACGGGACCAAGCCTTACTAAGCAACTCCCCCTTTTAAAAGAAGTGCAAGAAAAAGTTGTGATATTTGCTGCTGATAGTGCTTATCCTATCCTAATGCAAAATGACATCGTGCCTGATTATGTGTGTATGGTGGAACGCACGGATTTTACGGCGGAGTTTTTTAAGCACGATTTTGGAAATAAAGATGATAAAACGACCTTTTTACTCGCTTCTTTAGTGCATCCAAATGCCATTGAGTATTTAGAAAAAAGAGGGAGAAATTATATTTTAATCCCAAAACATTTAAATTTCGCACAATATGTTGATTTAAAGGCTTTTTCTTTGCTATCTTCTGCTGTGAGCGTGGCACATATGGCTTTTGCCATAGCTTTAGAGCTTGAGTTTAAGGAGCTTGTTTTCATCGGGCAGGATTTAGCTTATAATGATGTGGGGCATTCGCATCCTAAAGATTATCAACATAGTGCAAATTTTGAAAGCGAGGCTTACGAGAAAATTAAGGTTGTAGCTTATGGCGGAGAGGGCTTTGTGGAAAGCCACGAAATTTGGATTTTCTTTAGGCAGATTTTGGAAGATTTAATTAAATATGTCGTAAGTGCTAAGATTTATAACGCCACGCAAGGAGGGGCTAGGATAGAGGGTATGATAGAAAAGCCTTTTAGTGAGTGTTGCAAGGACTTTAATGAAAATAAGCAAAACTTAGAGAAGCTTCAGCCTTTAAGTGAGGATAAGCAAAAAGAATACGCCCTTAAAGCCTATGCTAAAGTTAAAAAAGCTTTTAAAGAAAGTGTGGAATTTCAGGCGATGTTAAGGACTTATTATGAAGACATTGAGCCTGAATTTTTAAGGCTTAACACGCTTGATTTAGAGGAGGGTTTGAGGGAAAGTTTCTCACTTGTGCTAAAGGTTGATAAATTTAGAGATGAATTTAGTGTGATTAGTAGTGTTTTTTATGAGCTTATCCACGCATTTTTTGCACATTTTTGTATGAATTTAAATAAAATTTTAGTGCTAAATCCTCTCACTAAAGAGGATTTTTTTAATAAAAATGTGCTTTATATTAAGGAACATCTTGATTTTATACAAAGCATTTTTGGCTTTGTAAAAGCACAAGAAGAAACGCTAAAATTTGCCCTCACTCCGCTTGAAAATGCTCTAAAAGCAAAGGGTTTAAGCAAATATGTAGAAAGGCTAAATCAATGA
- a CDS encoding GDP-mannose 4,6-dehydratase, whose protein sequence is MKKILITGADGFIGSHLCEVLHAKGYEIRALSLYNSFNFWGHLEHLACKDKLEIVSGDLRDSFFCDSLVKGVDAVLHLGALIAIPYSYTAPQSYVDTNIQGTLNLLEAAKRHGVKRFIHTSTSEVYGSAIYTPIDEKHPLQPQSPYSASKIGADMLALSYFYSFNLPVIVARPFNAYGPRQSARAFIPAMMVQILSGARELKVGDLSTKRDLNFVRDTCEGFAALLSNGDFGEVYNIGSGVEYTMSEVLELICKLSGAELKITQDKTRLRPKNSEVTRLLCDSSKLKSVSAWRSQISLKEGLEQTLAYVKANLNAYKTGIYNV, encoded by the coding sequence ATGAAAAAAATTCTCATCACAGGAGCAGACGGCTTTATAGGCTCACATCTTTGCGAGGTTTTACACGCTAAGGGCTATGAAATCAGGGCTTTAAGTCTTTATAATTCTTTTAATTTTTGGGGACATTTGGAGCATTTAGCGTGTAAGGACAAACTTGAGATAGTGAGTGGGGACTTAAGAGACAGCTTTTTTTGCGATAGTCTTGTAAAAGGCGTGGATGCGGTGCTTCATTTAGGAGCTTTAATTGCCATACCTTATTCTTACACTGCACCGCAAAGCTATGTCGATACCAACATACAAGGCACTTTAAATTTACTTGAAGCGGCTAAAAGACACGGCGTAAAACGCTTTATCCATACTTCAACGAGCGAGGTTTATGGGAGTGCGATTTATACGCCCATTGATGAAAAACATCCGCTTCAGCCTCAAAGTCCTTATTCTGCAAGTAAAATCGGGGCAGATATGTTAGCCCTTAGCTATTTTTACAGCTTTAATCTCCCTGTTATTGTAGCGCGTCCTTTTAATGCCTATGGTCCGCGTCAAAGTGCTAGAGCTTTTATCCCTGCGATGATGGTGCAGATTTTAAGCGGAGCGAGGGAACTTAAGGTAGGGGATTTAAGCACGAAGAGGGATTTAAATTTCGTGCGAGATACTTGCGAGGGTTTTGCAGCTTTACTTAGTAATGGCGATTTTGGCGAGGTTTATAATATAGGCAGTGGGGTAGAATATACGATGAGCGAGGTTTTAGAGCTGATTTGTAAGCTAAGTGGGGCGGAGCTTAAAATCACTCAAGATAAAACAAGACTTCGCCCTAAAAATAGCGAGGTTACGAGGCTACTTTGTGATAGTTCTAAACTAAAAAGCGTGAGTGCGTGGCGTAGTCAAATTTCGCTCAAAGAGGGCTTAGAGCAAACCTTAGCTTATGTGAAAGCGAATTTAAATGCTTATAAAACAGGAATTTACAATGTTTGA
- a CDS encoding LegC family aminotransferase, translating to MFEKEIAFIKNLYKKEQIALHEPCFGVEEKTLLNECIESGFVSSVGKFVGEFEEQIKKFSNAKYAIATNSGTSALHIALLANKVDEKCEVITQALSFVATANAIAYTGAKPIFLDVSLKTLSLSAKAVSEFLAKNTFMKNEKCFNKHTKKHIKALVLMHTFGLSGEIVELKKLCEKYHIILIEDAAEALGSFYHNKALGTFGKCGIYSFNGNKIITGGCGGVILSDDEKIAKRARHLSTTAKIPHAYHYKHDMLGFNYRLCNVNAALLVAQMKKLNVFLKDKRNTAKLYKEFFKESEFCEFVDENEGEKSNFWLCALKFKKPSLRKEFIKVCLANQIFVRPVWKSLAGLKMYRHCQKDTLKNTKILEKTLLNLPSSVRA from the coding sequence ATGTTTGAAAAAGAAATTGCCTTTATTAAAAACCTTTACAAAAAAGAGCAAATCGCCCTTCACGAGCCTTGCTTTGGGGTAGAAGAAAAGACGCTTTTAAATGAATGTATAGAAAGTGGGTTTGTCTCAAGTGTGGGGAAATTTGTAGGCGAATTTGAGGAGCAAATCAAAAAATTTAGCAACGCAAAATACGCCATAGCCACAAACAGCGGCACTTCAGCCCTTCACATCGCTCTTTTGGCAAATAAAGTCGATGAAAAATGCGAGGTCATCACGCAGGCTTTAAGCTTTGTAGCGACTGCAAATGCCATTGCTTACACGGGTGCAAAGCCTATTTTTTTAGATGTGAGCTTAAAAACGCTAAGTTTAAGTGCTAAGGCTGTGAGTGAATTTTTAGCAAAAAATACCTTTATGAAAAATGAAAAATGCTTTAACAAGCACACGAAAAAGCACATTAAAGCCTTAGTTTTAATGCACACTTTTGGCTTAAGTGGCGAAATTGTAGAGCTTAAAAAACTTTGTGAAAAATATCATATCATCTTAATAGAAGACGCCGCAGAGGCACTTGGAAGCTTTTATCACAACAAAGCCTTAGGCACTTTTGGCAAATGTGGAATTTATAGCTTTAATGGCAATAAAATCATCACAGGAGGCTGTGGTGGCGTGATTTTAAGCGATGATGAAAAAATCGCTAAAAGAGCAAGACACTTAAGCACAACGGCTAAAATCCCTCACGCCTATCATTACAAGCACGATATGCTAGGCTTTAATTATAGGCTTTGTAATGTTAATGCCGCCTTGCTCGTAGCACAAATGAAAAAGCTTAATGTCTTTTTGAAAGATAAAAGAAACACGGCTAAACTTTATAAAGAATTTTTTAAAGAAAGTGAATTTTGTGAATTTGTCGATGAAAATGAGGGGGAAAAAAGTAATTTTTGGCTTTGTGCTTTGAAATTTAAAAAGCCTAGTTTGAGAAAAGAATTTATTAAAGTCTGCCTTGCAAATCAAATTTTTGTCCGTCCTGTGTGGAAAAGTTTGGCAGGGTTAAAGATGTATAGACATTGTCAAAAAGATACTTTGAAAAATACAAAAATTTTAGAAAAAACCTTGCTAAATTTGCCAAGTAGCGTCAGGGCTTAA
- a CDS encoding F0F1 ATP synthase subunit A, whose translation MKDLFLFSSLIDPSHTFSYFFHLALVALFAVIIAKLSTRSMQLIPRGMQNISEAFLEGVLSMGNDTMGNEKSARKYLPLVATLGIVVFFSNIIGIIPGFHAPSASLNLTLSLALIVFVYYHFEGIRTQGVVKYFAHFMGPVKILAPLMFPIELVSHFSRVISLSFRLFGNIKGDDLFLAVILALVPYIAPLPAYVLLTFMAFLQAFIFMILTYVYLAGATIVEEGH comes from the coding sequence ATGAAAGATTTATTTTTATTTAGCTCTTTAATCGACCCAAGTCATACTTTTTCATACTTTTTTCACTTAGCTTTGGTAGCTTTATTTGCTGTGATTATTGCTAAACTTTCTACCCGTTCTATGCAGCTTATCCCAAGAGGCATGCAAAATATAAGCGAAGCCTTTTTGGAGGGCGTTTTGTCTATGGGTAATGATACTATGGGTAATGAAAAGTCCGCTAGAAAATACCTCCCCCTCGTGGCGACTTTGGGCATTGTTGTATTTTTTAGTAATATTATAGGCATTATTCCAGGCTTTCACGCTCCAAGCGCAAGTTTAAATTTAACCCTTTCTTTAGCCTTAATTGTTTTTGTGTATTATCATTTTGAGGGTATTAGGACGCAAGGGGTGGTAAAATACTTCGCTCATTTTATGGGACCTGTGAAAATTCTAGCTCCTTTGATGTTTCCTATTGAGCTTGTTTCTCACTTTTCTCGTGTGATTTCTTTATCCTTTCGTTTGTTTGGTAATATTAAGGGCGATGATTTATTTTTAGCCGTTATTTTGGCTCTTGTGCCTTATATCGCACCACTTCCTGCCTATGTGCTTTTAACCTTTATGGCGTTTTTGCAAGCCTTTATTTTTATGATTTTAACTTATGTTTATTTAGCGGGAGCGACCATTGTAGAAGAGGGGCATTAA
- the infA gene encoding translation initiation factor IF-1, with protein MAKDDVIEIDGNVIEALPNANFKVELDNKHIILCHIAGKMRMHYIRIMPGDRVKVELTPYSLDKGRITFRYK; from the coding sequence TTGGCAAAAGATGATGTCATAGAAATTGATGGAAATGTAATTGAAGCTTTACCTAATGCAAATTTTAAAGTCGAACTTGATAATAAACATATTATTTTATGCCACATAGCAGGTAAAATGCGTATGCACTATATCCGCATTATGCCAGGAGATAGAGTTAAGGTTGAGCTAACACCTTATAGCCTTGATAAGGGTCGCATCACCTTTAGATATAAATAA
- a CDS encoding substrate-binding domain-containing protein has protein sequence MKKGWAANRTLIGSNEFYILGPKDDPAGIKNSKNAKEAYSKIAQNQALFYTRADNSGTHKKEMSIWKSANIEPNGNLPKMS, from the coding sequence ATAAAAAAAGGCTGGGCAGCAAATAGAACCCTCATAGGCTCAAATGAATTTTATATCCTGGGACCAAAAGATGACCCTGCTGGTATTAAAAATTCAAAAAATGCCAAGGAAGCTTACAGCAAAATCGCGCAAAATCAAGCACTTTTTTACACAAGAGCGGACAATTCTGGCACACATAAGAAAGAAATGAGCATTTGGAAAAGTGCAAACATCGAGCCTAATGGAAACTTGCCAAAAATGAGCTAA
- the purM gene encoding phosphoribosylformylglycinamidine cyclo-ligase — protein sequence MISYEDAGVSIDNGNAFVEAIKPLVKETFNQNVIGGIGSFAGAFRLPSGYEKPVILGATDGVGTKLRLAIDAKRYDTIGQDLVAMCVNDLICNFATPLFFLDYYATAKLEVEVAKAVVEGIAKGCKKANCALIGGETAEMPGMYAKDDFDLAGFAVGIAEEDELDRSSYVKNGDLLLALPSSGLHSNGYSLARKVLFESLKMKFDDKIEGRNLIDILLEPTRIYVKDFLALKPHINALAHITGGGLVENLPRVLPRGLGAVIRKHHLKIPEIFYHIGEMVEEAEMYRSFNMGVGLVLVVSPSNASKVLESTDAFIIGEVVINEGVILE from the coding sequence ATGATTTCATACGAAGATGCTGGAGTAAGTATAGATAATGGCAATGCCTTTGTAGAGGCGATTAAGCCTCTTGTGAAAGAGACTTTTAACCAAAATGTCATCGGTGGCATAGGCTCATTTGCAGGGGCTTTTAGACTGCCAAGCGGCTATGAAAAGCCTGTGATTTTAGGAGCGACTGATGGGGTTGGCACTAAACTTCGTCTAGCCATCGATGCAAAACGCTACGATACCATAGGGCAGGATTTAGTGGCGATGTGCGTAAATGATTTGATTTGTAATTTTGCTACGCCTTTATTTTTTCTTGATTATTACGCTACGGCAAAACTTGAAGTAGAGGTCGCAAAAGCTGTGGTTGAGGGCATAGCTAAGGGTTGTAAGAAGGCAAATTGTGCTTTAATAGGCGGAGAAACGGCTGAAATGCCCGGAATGTATGCAAAAGATGATTTTGACTTAGCGGGCTTTGCAGTAGGTATAGCCGAAGAAGACGAGTTAGATCGCTCATCTTATGTGAAAAACGGCGATTTGCTTTTAGCACTACCTAGCTCAGGGCTTCACTCAAATGGCTATTCTTTAGCTAGAAAGGTGCTTTTTGAAAGCCTGAAAATGAAATTTGATGATAAAATCGAGGGTAGGAATTTAATCGACATCTTGCTTGAGCCTACACGCATTTATGTGAAAGACTTTTTAGCTCTAAAGCCCCATATTAATGCTTTAGCACACATTACAGGCGGAGGCTTAGTAGAGAATTTACCGCGCGTCTTACCCAGAGGCTTAGGTGCTGTGATAAGAAAACATCATCTAAAAATCCCTGAAATTTTCTATCACATCGGCGAAATGGTAGAAGAGGCTGAAATGTATAGAAGCTTTAATATGGGCGTTGGCTTAGTGCTTGTCGTAAGTCCTAGCAATGCCTCTAAGGTGCTTGAAAGCACAGATGCCTTTATCATAGGCGAAGTTGTTATCAATGAAGGCGTTATTTTAGAATGA
- the coaE gene encoding dephospho-CoA kinase (Dephospho-CoA kinase (CoaE) performs the final step in coenzyme A biosynthesis.) — translation MKNAYFVSASIACGKSSFVKIANELGFESLSADLIANEITQKNAAVLAEMFLLNLDKEGKIDKKALANLIFKDKKAKEKLENFMHPKIREELLRKMQILEQKGRIFFVELPLFFESDFYQNLGKSVLIYAPKNVSLQRLMQRDGLDKDEALRRIKSQMDIEKKREMADFVIQNIGSYEEFRQNCVKFIKSLKEQG, via the coding sequence ATGAAAAATGCGTATTTTGTGAGTGCGAGCATAGCTTGTGGGAAAAGTTCTTTTGTAAAAATAGCAAATGAGCTAGGCTTTGAAAGTTTAAGTGCGGACTTGATCGCAAATGAAATCACACAAAAAAATGCTGCTGTTTTAGCTGAGATGTTTTTGCTAAATTTGGATAAAGAGGGCAAAATAGATAAAAAAGCCCTTGCAAATTTAATTTTTAAGGATAAAAAGGCTAAAGAAAAATTAGAAAATTTTATGCATCCTAAAATACGCGAAGAGCTTTTAAGAAAAATGCAAATTTTAGAGCAAAAAGGACGCATTTTTTTTGTAGAACTTCCGCTTTTTTTTGAAAGTGATTTTTATCAAAATTTAGGCAAAAGTGTGCTTATTTATGCACCTAAAAATGTGAGTTTGCAAAGATTAATGCAAAGAGATGGGTTAGATAAAGATGAAGCATTAAGAAGAATAAAGTCGCAAATGGATATAGAAAAAAAGCGTGAAATGGCAGATTTTGTGATACAAAATATCGGCTCTTATGAAGAATTTAGGCAAAATTGTGTTAAATTTATCAAAAGCTTAAAGGAGCAGGGGTGA
- the dapF gene encoding diaminopimelate epimerase, protein MKFFKYCASGNDFVIFNAGKKANRSELARILCNRYEGVGADGMIVILPHEKYDFEWEFYNKDGSRAAMCGNGSRAAAHFAYHVNGVNSKMRFLSEAGVIEASVKKSGVEVVLGEVRAVKESFEFGGRVWQYCDTGVPHLVHFCENIEEFDKKTCQVLRKKYNANVNFAQIIDDKLIKVRTFERGVEDETLACGTGMAACFYLAYLQKKLKDKVKIVPKSGEQLSFSLKDKKIYFKGKVKCCFEANYYFS, encoded by the coding sequence GTGAAGTTTTTCAAATATTGTGCTAGTGGGAACGATTTTGTGATTTTTAATGCTGGCAAAAAAGCAAACAGAAGCGAGTTGGCACGCATTTTGTGTAATCGTTACGAGGGCGTGGGTGCTGATGGTATGATAGTGATTTTACCTCACGAAAAATACGATTTTGAATGGGAATTTTACAATAAGGACGGCTCAAGAGCGGCGATGTGTGGTAATGGCTCAAGAGCGGCGGCACATTTTGCTTATCATGTCAATGGGGTCAATTCTAAAATGCGTTTTTTAAGCGAAGCAGGAGTGATTGAAGCGAGTGTGAAAAAAAGTGGGGTTGAGGTAGTTTTAGGGGAGGTAAGAGCTGTTAAAGAGTCTTTTGAATTTGGGGGAAGAGTGTGGCAATATTGCGATACGGGAGTGCCGCATTTGGTGCATTTTTGCGAAAATATCGAGGAATTTGACAAAAAAACCTGTCAAGTTTTAAGAAAAAAATATAATGCTAATGTGAATTTCGCACAAATTATCGATGATAAATTAATAAAAGTGCGAACCTTTGAGCGTGGAGTTGAAGATGAAACTTTAGCGTGTGGGACGGGGATGGCGGCTTGTTTTTATCTAGCATATTTGCAAAAAAAACTTAAGGATAAGGTTAAAATCGTGCCAAAAAGCGGGGAGCAGCTTAGTTTTTCTTTAAAAGATAAGAAAATTTATTTTAAGGGTAAGGTGAAGTGCTGTTTTGAGGCGAATTATTATTTTTCTTAG
- a CDS encoding glucosaminidase domain-containing protein, whose translation MRRIIIFLSLFSLAFAGFDESYYKLSNEERRAVFFTKMDTLLDRSFAKVAKERAFVKFFLENGAKNGFRESEGLIKLANLREKYRVKNLFSWEEYDKKMRLVPKSLAMAQALIESATATSRFARKANNLFGEWTWGEKGIVPENRAPNSKHKIRIFDSLEESVDSYVLNLNRHFAYENFRKKRYEFAKEGKEFSGIEAAKSLHSYSELGGSYIKMVTQVIQKYKLMEYDLKTQSPLIKW comes from the coding sequence TTGAGGCGAATTATTATTTTTCTTAGCCTATTTTCTCTAGCTTTTGCTGGTTTTGACGAAAGTTATTATAAGCTTTCAAATGAAGAAAGAAGGGCTGTTTTTTTTACAAAAATGGATACACTTTTAGATCGCTCCTTTGCTAAGGTGGCTAAGGAAAGGGCTTTTGTAAAGTTTTTTTTAGAAAATGGTGCTAAAAACGGCTTTAGAGAGAGCGAGGGTTTAATCAAACTTGCAAATTTAAGGGAAAAATACCGCGTTAAAAATCTTTTTTCTTGGGAAGAATATGATAAAAAAATGCGTCTAGTGCCCAAATCTTTAGCAATGGCACAAGCTTTAATTGAAAGTGCGACCGCGACAAGTCGTTTTGCAAGAAAAGCAAATAATCTTTTTGGCGAATGGACTTGGGGAGAAAAAGGTATAGTGCCTGAAAATAGAGCACCAAATTCTAAGCATAAAATTCGTATTTTTGACAGCTTAGAGGAAAGTGTGGATTCTTATGTGCTTAATTTAAATCGGCATTTTGCTTATGAAAATTTTCGTAAAAAACGCTACGAATTTGCTAAAGAGGGTAAGGAATTTAGTGGAATCGAAGCAGCTAAAAGCCTTCACTCTTATTCTGAGCTTGGTGGGAGCTATATTAAAATGGTAACTCAAGTGATACAAAAATATAAACTTATGGAGTATGACTTAAAGACTCAAAGCCCACTTATCAAATGGTAA
- a CDS encoding DUF4143 domain-containing protein: MKILNFFYENHPKFEPNYERKLKLYPANILLKGAKNSGKKRLILNFFSSFKSEEVLFIDLEDVRFEKESLKNLTPFLKQNPQIQILCLYNAPTNLNFQSPVNTIVCTHNNLLNLKGFKELYLNFCDFEEFISISKKNLPIQQLLGLFLQNGQKENDKISPKEFNLLELEILKYLALNLGKEISINQLFLNLKTKIKTSKDSVYKSIKDLENRFIITNLTHGEKKLFKIYFKDFSLRNALCIQKNFNALFENMLLCELFKCQKKLFYNKFFHFYTTHHAYISSPTLDIDLIKLRAKKILPKALELGIFHIVFITLSSEESFFEQGVKFEILPFDKWALSL; the protein is encoded by the coding sequence GTGAAAATCTTAAATTTTTTCTATGAAAATCACCCCAAATTTGAGCCAAATTATGAAAGAAAATTAAAACTTTATCCTGCAAATATTCTTTTAAAAGGTGCGAAAAATAGCGGTAAAAAACGCCTTATTTTGAATTTTTTCTCTTCTTTTAAAAGCGAAGAGGTGCTATTTATCGACCTTGAAGATGTGCGTTTTGAAAAAGAAAGTCTTAAAAATTTAACACCCTTTTTAAAGCAAAATCCGCAAATTCAAATTCTCTGCCTTTATAATGCTCCCACTAATTTAAACTTTCAAAGTCCCGTAAATACCATAGTTTGCACTCATAATAATTTGTTAAATTTAAAGGGCTTTAAGGAGCTTTATTTAAATTTTTGTGATTTTGAAGAATTTATTAGCATTAGTAAAAAAAATCTTCCCATACAACAGCTCTTAGGGCTTTTTCTACAAAACGGACAAAAAGAAAATGATAAAATCTCCCCAAAAGAATTTAATCTTTTAGAGCTTGAAATTTTAAAATACTTGGCTCTTAATTTAGGCAAAGAAATCAGCATAAACCAACTTTTTTTAAACCTTAAAACAAAAATTAAAACCTCAAAAGATAGCGTTTATAAAAGCATAAAAGATTTAGAAAATCGCTTCATCATTACAAATTTAACACACGGAGAAAAAAAGCTTTTTAAAATTTATTTTAAAGATTTTAGTCTAAGAAATGCCCTTTGCATACAAAAAAATTTTAACGCCCTTTTTGAAAATATGCTCCTATGCGAGCTTTTTAAATGCCAAAAAAAGCTTTTTTATAATAAATTTTTCCACTTTTACACCACGCATCACGCCTACATCTCAAGTCCAACCCTAGACATAGACCTCATTAAGCTAAGGGCTAAAAAAATTCTACCAAAAGCCCTTGAATTAGGTATTTTCCACATAGTTTTCATCACACTTTCAAGCGAAGAAAGTTTTTTTGAACAAGGCGTTAAATTTGAAATTTTACCATTTGATAAGTGGGCTTTGAGTCTTTAA